The Timaviella obliquedivisa GSE-PSE-MK23-08B region AACCTCTGACGGGCTGATGGAGGTTGATCAACTCAAAACGCCCAACTTTCCTATTGGGATGTTAACTGAGGCAACATTTGTTAGCGATCGTCAAACTATTCCCAAAAACAGCACACTCTATATTTTTAGTGATGGCGTTTATGATATTAGCCAACCGAAGCATCAGTCTTGGGGACTGAAGGAGTTTACTAAAACATTAGTTGAGCTAGAAACAACCGTCAACTTGGACGAAATTCTGACAACCATCCAACAAATGAGTGGCATTGAGACATTCGACGACGATTTGTCTCTACTGCGGGTCAACTTTAATTAATCCGCTTATACTTCTGAAGTGAGCGTTTTGATAAAGTGTTCCTGGTCTGCAAAAATTTCAAAGACCCGATCCATGCTAGTCAGTTCAAATAGCATCCTGACCTGTTGATTGACTGAGCAAACACAAAGCTTACCACCAGCAGAACGAACGGTCTTAAAAGCAGTCACTAATGCCGCCAGCCCAGAACTGTCCATAAACGTGACGTTGGTCAGATCTACCAAGATTAGCCTTGCCCCAGTCCCAACCACGTCGTTCAGTTCTCCTCGAAGTTGATGAGTCTGGTTTCCATCTAGTACACCAGCGGGTTGAATGACTTTGATATTCGTATCCATAGGGAGGTTTCGAGGAGCACAGCCGATTATTTCTGTCCTATTCTCCCCTATCGCGACGCTTTAACGATCTAATTCATTAGCGCAATCTGTTCTTATACAGATTTGATAAAGATATTGTGGAGTATCAAACTGAATGGACGAACCCGCTAATGTTAGGAAGTCTAGTGGTAGGAAGTTTATCCAAGACTCATAGCCAGGGACAACGCGTTAGGTTAAGAGCATTGAATGCAGGCGTTTTTGTGGGAAACCTATCAGCATCACAACGTTAGAGTATTTGTTAAGCCTCAGAGATGTGTCAGGGTATTGTGCATGGCTAGTAGTCTTCCTCGTTTTTCTAACAAGCGTTTCACTACATCTCTTGTCAAACGATCGCGGGGTCGAGAGAGTATTGTCTGGCGATCGGCATTTCTTATGGGGGGCATCACACTCTTCATGGGAGTTTGTGTCTTTCGGCTGGGGCAACTTCAGCTTATTCAAGGCAAAAGCAACGCTCAACTTGCCGAACAAAATCGCATTCGCCCCATGCCTCTCCCTGCCGACCGGGGCAACATCCGCGATCGCAATGGCAAACTCTTAGCCAGCAACCGGATTTCCCATGGGGTCTATCTCTGGCCCCGGCAACAAAGTCCTGAACAGTGGCAGCAAAGCGCAGTTAAACTCAGCCCGATTTTAGGCATTTCAGCGAAAGAAATTATTGAGCATATCCAAGAGCAGAAAGGCGGCTACAACTCTGTTTTGCCCGTTCGCATCAGTCAGCAAATTAGCCCAACGGCGATCGTTTCTTTGGCAGAGCAAGAGGAGCAGCTTCCCGGAGTAGAAGTTTTTGTGGGTTCAACCCGTTCTTACACCAATGGCGGATTGGCAGCCCATGTTTTAGGCTACATCGGCGAAGCATCGGAAGCCGATATAAAAGCCCACCCTAGCTATCCTAACGGGATGATCGTGGGGCAAATGGGAGTCGAGCGTTTAGCCAATGCCGAGTTGGAGGGTAAATGGGGCAAACGGATGGTCGAGGTTGATGCCCGCGACAAAGAAACCAGGTTACTGGGCATTGAACCTGCGGTGGGCGGTCGCGATGTGAAGCTCACCCTGAATATGGACATGCAGCAGGCAGCCGAAAAGGCGCTCAACGGCAGACGAGGAGCCGTAGTGGCGATGGATGTTAATACGGGTGAAGTTTTGGTCATGGCGAGTGCACCAACTTTTGATCCGGGTGCATTTACGCGACGGGTTTCCGATCGAGATTGGCAGCGTCTCCAGTCTGGCGATCAGCCGTTTCTCAATCGTGCTCTTCAAGGGTATCCACCTGGAAGCACCTTTAAGATTGTCACGGCAGCAGCGGGCATGGAATCGGGAAACTTCTCCCCTGACTCAACTCTCATGACTTCTGCCTTCATTAGCATGGGTGATACTAAGTTTTGGGAACATAGTAATTCGGGCTATGGCGTGATTGGCTTCCTAGATGCCTTTGCGTTTAGCAGTAATACCTTTTTCTATCAAGTAGGGTTGAAAACGGGTCCTGAAGCCATCTCAAAATGGGGCAAAAAGCTAGGCATTGGCTCAACCCACCTGGGGTTAGAAGGAGAGACACGCGGCAGCCTTCCCACTCCTGCCACTAAAGAAAAGATCTACGGTGAACCCTGGTATGGCGGCGATACAGTCAGCATGTCAATTGGGCAGGGATTGGCGCAAGCAACGCCCCTAGAATTGGCAGTGATGACGGCAGCGATCGCTAATCAGGGTTGGCTGGTTCAACCTCATTTATTAATGAGTAAAAATAAATCTGCTATCAACCAGCGAGTGGCTACAGGTCTATCTCCTGGCACCCTTAAAGCGATTCAACAAGGCTTGCTTGCTGTGGTGCAGAAAGGTACAGGACAAAGCCTCAACGATGGCTCTATTCCT contains the following coding sequences:
- a CDS encoding STAS domain-containing protein; translation: MDTNIKVIQPAGVLDGNQTHQLRGELNDVVGTGARLILVDLTNVTFMDSSGLAALVTAFKTVRSAGGKLCVCSVNQQVRMLFELTSMDRVFEIFADQEHFIKTLTSEV
- the mrdA gene encoding penicillin-binding protein 2, which encodes MASSLPRFSNKRFTTSLVKRSRGRESIVWRSAFLMGGITLFMGVCVFRLGQLQLIQGKSNAQLAEQNRIRPMPLPADRGNIRDRNGKLLASNRISHGVYLWPRQQSPEQWQQSAVKLSPILGISAKEIIEHIQEQKGGYNSVLPVRISQQISPTAIVSLAEQEEQLPGVEVFVGSTRSYTNGGLAAHVLGYIGEASEADIKAHPSYPNGMIVGQMGVERLANAELEGKWGKRMVEVDARDKETRLLGIEPAVGGRDVKLTLNMDMQQAAEKALNGRRGAVVAMDVNTGEVLVMASAPTFDPGAFTRRVSDRDWQRLQSGDQPFLNRALQGYPPGSTFKIVTAAAGMESGNFSPDSTLMTSAFISMGDTKFWEHSNSGYGVIGFLDAFAFSSNTFFYQVGLKTGPEAISKWGKKLGIGSTHLGLEGETRGSLPTPATKEKIYGEPWYGGDTVSMSIGQGLAQATPLELAVMTAAIANQGWLVQPHLLMSKNKSAINQRVATGLSPGTLKAIQQGLLAVVQKGTGQSLNDGSIPLTAGKTGTSEVGTGREPNAMYVGYAPYDKPQMAIAVVVENGGYGGVAAIPIAHEVYKVFFQQAKPSKPAKP